Proteins encoded by one window of Flavobacterium sp. N502540:
- the ybeY gene encoding rRNA maturation RNase YbeY → MINFNYETEFTLDNEQAFSDWLSAVIVSENKNEGEINYIFCDDEYLHKINVEYLNHDTLTDIISFDYTVGNELNGDIFVSVERVEDNAKDFNVSFTEELKRVLAHGILHYCGYKDKSDAEAELMRSKEDEKIAMFHVEQ, encoded by the coding sequence ATGATCAATTTTAATTACGAAACCGAATTTACTTTAGACAACGAACAAGCTTTTTCTGATTGGTTAAGTGCTGTTATCGTTTCTGAAAACAAAAACGAAGGAGAGATAAATTACATTTTTTGTGATGATGAGTATCTTCATAAGATTAATGTAGAGTATCTAAATCATGATACGTTAACAGATATAATCAGTTTTGATTATACAGTTGGGAACGAACTTAACGGAGATATTTTTGTTTCTGTTGAAAGAGTAGAAGATAATGCTAAAGATTTTAATGTTTCTTTTACTGAAGAATTGAAGAGAGTTTTAGCGCACGGCATATTACATTACTGTGGATATAAAGATAAAAGTGATGCTGAAGCGGAGTTAATGCGATCTAAAGAAGATGAAAAGATTGCTATGTTTCACGTGGAACAGTAG
- the gltX gene encoding glutamate--tRNA ligase, translating into MSKQVRVRFAPSPTGPLHIGGVRTALFNYLFAKKHNGVFYLRIEDTDQTRFVPGAEAYIMEALEWLGIAPEETIGKNEKFGPYRQSDRKEIYQKYSDQLIQSGWAYYAFDTPEALDAHRKQHEAEGKTFIYNHHNREKLDTSLVISADETATRIANGEHYVIRFKTPVDETLHLKDIIRGDVKFETNLLDDKVLFKSDGMPTYHLASIVDDHLMETSHVIRGEEWLPSMPLHVLLYRAFGWDAPEFAHLPLILKPVGNGKLAKRDGDKLGFPVFPLEWKTEEGISSGYREKGFFPEAVVNFLALLGWNDGTDKEIFSLEELVASFDLNRVHKAGAKFDPEKNKWFNHQHLIQQNDADLAKSFSPILEEKGFSSFVSAQEDIAKLTRIVSLIKERANFVSEFWDLTDFFFQTPDSYDEKASKNWKEETPALMQELISVLENIEDFTSANIETIVKDWLTKNEIGMGKVMQPFRLSLVGALKGPHLFDIVEIIGKEETISRIQKAISTL; encoded by the coding sequence ATGTCAAAGCAAGTTCGTGTGCGTTTTGCACCAAGTCCAACTGGACCATTACATATTGGCGGTGTTCGTACTGCCCTATTTAATTATTTATTTGCAAAAAAACATAACGGTGTTTTTTATCTGAGAATTGAAGATACAGATCAGACTCGTTTTGTTCCAGGTGCTGAAGCTTATATTATGGAAGCGCTGGAGTGGTTAGGAATTGCTCCGGAAGAAACGATTGGAAAAAATGAAAAATTTGGTCCGTACAGACAAAGTGATCGTAAAGAAATATACCAAAAATATTCCGATCAGCTGATCCAGTCTGGCTGGGCATATTATGCATTTGATACTCCAGAAGCTCTTGATGCACACAGAAAGCAACACGAAGCTGAAGGAAAAACGTTTATATACAATCATCATAACCGTGAAAAGTTGGATACTTCTTTGGTAATTTCTGCCGATGAAACTGCTACAAGAATTGCCAATGGTGAACATTATGTCATTCGTTTTAAAACTCCGGTTGACGAAACTTTACATTTAAAAGATATTATTCGTGGTGATGTAAAATTTGAAACCAATTTATTGGATGACAAAGTATTATTCAAAAGTGACGGAATGCCAACGTATCACTTAGCCAGTATTGTGGATGATCATTTGATGGAAACTTCACATGTAATTCGTGGTGAAGAATGGCTTCCTTCTATGCCTCTTCACGTTTTATTGTACAGAGCTTTTGGTTGGGATGCTCCTGAATTTGCACACTTACCTTTGATTTTGAAACCGGTTGGAAATGGAAAATTAGCTAAAAGAGACGGTGACAAACTAGGATTTCCTGTTTTTCCATTGGAATGGAAAACGGAAGAAGGCATTTCATCCGGATACAGAGAAAAAGGATTTTTCCCGGAAGCAGTTGTAAACTTCCTGGCTTTGTTAGGATGGAACGATGGAACAGACAAGGAAATATTTTCTTTAGAAGAATTAGTAGCCTCTTTTGATTTGAACAGAGTTCATAAAGCGGGGGCAAAATTTGATCCTGAGAAAAATAAATGGTTCAATCATCAGCATCTTATCCAACAAAATGATGCCGATTTAGCAAAAAGCTTCTCTCCTATTTTAGAAGAAAAAGGCTTCTCTTCCTTCGTCTCCGCTCAGGAAGACATTGCAAAACTTACAAGAATTGTATCACTTATCAAAGAAAGAGCAAATTTCGTTTCAGAATTTTGGGATTTAACCGATTTCTTTTTCCAGACTCCAGACTCATATGATGAAAAAGCAAGTAAAAACTGGAAGGAAGAAACACCTGCTTTAATGCAAGAATTAATTTCAGTTCTGGAAAATATTGAAGATTTTACTTCTGCCAATATTGAAACCATTGTAAAAGACTGGCTGACTAAAAATGAAATTGGTATGGGAAAAGTCATGCAGCCTTTCAGACTTAGTTTAGTTGGAGCACTAAAAGGTCCTCACCTATTTGACATTGTTGAAATCATTGGAAAAGAAGAAACTATTTCGAGAATTCAAAAAGCAATTTCAACTTTATAA
- a CDS encoding SPFH domain-containing protein, translated as MSTPFIIILVLAFFILMSSFFTVKQQSSVIIERFGKFLSVRNSGLQLKIPLVDRLAGRVNLKIQQLDVIIETKTRDNVFIKMKVSVQFKVIQEKVYDAFYKLEYPHDQITAYVFDVVRAEVPKLKLDDVFERKDDIAIAVKRELNEAMTTYGYDIINTLVTDIDPDIQVKNAMNRINAADREKTAAEFEAESSRIRIVAKAKAEAESKRLQGQGIADQRREIARGLVESVEVLNNVGINSQEASALIVVTQHYDTLQAIGADANSNLILLPNSPQAGSDMLNNMVASFTASNQVGEMMKKTNKKIEKIKPIEPQQSGYEDDIQPEIK; from the coding sequence ATGAGTACACCTTTTATTATCATTTTAGTCCTGGCATTTTTTATACTAATGTCCTCCTTCTTTACCGTAAAACAACAATCGTCGGTAATTATAGAAAGATTTGGGAAATTTTTAAGCGTAAGAAATTCTGGATTGCAACTTAAAATTCCTTTGGTTGACCGATTGGCCGGACGTGTAAATCTTAAAATACAACAGTTAGATGTTATTATTGAAACCAAAACCAGAGACAACGTTTTTATAAAAATGAAGGTTTCGGTACAATTCAAAGTTATTCAGGAAAAAGTATATGATGCTTTTTATAAATTAGAATATCCACATGATCAGATTACAGCTTATGTATTTGATGTGGTTCGTGCCGAAGTTCCTAAACTAAAATTGGATGACGTTTTTGAAAGAAAAGATGATATTGCTATTGCCGTAAAAAGAGAATTGAATGAAGCGATGACTACTTATGGTTATGATATTATCAATACTTTGGTGACTGATATTGACCCTGACATTCAGGTAAAAAATGCCATGAACAGAATTAATGCCGCTGACAGAGAAAAAACTGCTGCTGAATTTGAAGCTGAAAGTTCCAGAATCAGAATCGTTGCAAAAGCAAAAGCCGAAGCCGAAAGTAAACGTTTACAAGGTCAAGGTATTGCAGATCAGCGTCGTGAAATTGCCCGAGGTCTTGTAGAAAGTGTTGAAGTTTTAAACAATGTTGGTATCAATTCTCAGGAAGCTTCTGCCCTAATTGTCGTTACACAACATTATGATACGTTACAGGCAATTGGTGCTGATGCCAATTCGAACCTAATCTTGTTACCAAATTCTCCACAAGCCGGAAGTGATATGCTCAACAATATGGTTGCTTCGTTTACAGCTTCTAACCAGGTTGGTGAAATGATGAAAAAAACGAACAAGAAAATTGAAAAAATAAAACCAATCGAACCACAACAATCCGGTTATGAAGATGATATTCAACCGGAAATAAAATAA
- a CDS encoding DUF6327 family protein produces METKKYSSYAEIERDLEILKLEKDINYQKLVLSFQKTKESITPQNVINGVFSSYKEYFFNSYPQILQSILPYIINWFINKKRGK; encoded by the coding sequence ATGGAGACAAAAAAATATTCATCGTACGCTGAAATCGAAAGAGATTTAGAAATTCTGAAATTGGAGAAAGATATTAATTACCAAAAATTAGTATTAAGTTTTCAAAAAACGAAGGAGTCTATAACACCGCAAAATGTAATTAACGGAGTATTTTCTTCTTATAAAGAGTATTTCTTCAATTCGTATCCACAAATTTTGCAATCCATTTTACCCTATATTATCAATTGGTTTATAAATAAAAAAAGAGGCAAATAA
- a CDS encoding YtxH domain-containing protein, with translation MSKNLNTVAAIIGAAAAGAAIGILFAPDKGSKTRAKLKEGLDDAAHNLKDSLSASSEVLREKFTHAKENLDGTYGELLSNMSYKTEEVISFLEAKLADLKAQNAKLQK, from the coding sequence ATGTCAAAGAATCTAAATACTGTAGCAGCAATTATAGGTGCTGCGGCCGCTGGTGCAGCGATTGGAATTTTATTTGCTCCTGATAAAGGATCTAAAACTCGTGCTAAACTGAAAGAAGGTTTAGATGATGCGGCGCATAATTTAAAAGATTCACTTTCAGCAAGTTCTGAAGTACTGCGTGAAAAGTTTACGCATGCAAAAGAAAATTTAGATGGAACTTATGGAGAGCTACTTTCAAATATGAGTTATAAAACTGAAGAAGTAATTAGTTTTTTAGAAGCTAAACTGGCTGATTTAAAAGCACAAAACGCTAAACTTCAGAAATAA
- a CDS encoding glutamine--tRNA ligase/YqeY domain fusion protein codes for MASEEKSLNFIEQIIEEDLKSGLSKTKLHFRFPPEPNGYLHIGHASSIALNFGLGLDYQSPVNLRFDDTNPEKEEQEFVDAIKKDVEWLGYTWSEERYASDYFQQLYDWAVLLIKKDKAYVDSQTSEEMAIQKGTPSTIGTDSPYRNRSVEENLDLFERMKSGEFEAGTHILRAKIDMKSTNMLMRDPIMYRILHKHHHRTGDNWKIYPMYDWAHGQSDYLEQISHSFCTLEFLPHRELYDWFLDQIFEDNKLRPKQREFARRNLSHTVVSKRKLQQLVKEKHVNGWDDPRMSTISGLRRRGYTAASLRNFANTIGIAKRDNLISVSVLEFCIREDLNKIAPRVMAVLDPVKLVITNYPEGKEEWLEAENNQEDENAGFRKVPFSRELYIEREDFLEDAPAKFFRLTLGKEVRLKNAYIIKGESVIKDSEGNITEIHVSYDTDSLSGSGTEASQRKVSGTLHWVSIQHAVEAEVRMYDRLFTDEAPDSYKEKNFLDFVNPNSLDIITGFVEPSLATAQNEDKFQFQRLGYFTVDKDSTPSKLVFNKTVGLKDAWEEKGKKEENSINNSLKDINKYFKVETKAERIAIESAIGESIKNVSSFSLLQNSLKKNINNNKGSLLFAQFILKYSSLKSPDFEEDDIKKLYTMSLRSESTYVRSKALLNLRDLENESLRKQFEEDILKLHSNPPKNASEREIEILSEMIQK; via the coding sequence ATGGCATCAGAAGAGAAATCACTCAATTTTATTGAACAAATCATAGAAGAAGATTTGAAATCAGGTCTTTCTAAAACCAAGCTTCATTTTCGTTTTCCACCAGAACCAAATGGCTATTTGCACATTGGGCATGCAAGTTCTATTGCATTAAATTTTGGTTTAGGACTTGATTATCAGTCACCCGTGAATTTACGTTTTGATGATACAAATCCTGAAAAAGAAGAGCAGGAGTTTGTTGATGCTATAAAAAAAGATGTAGAATGGCTGGGATATACCTGGTCAGAAGAACGATATGCTTCAGATTATTTTCAACAATTATACGATTGGGCAGTTCTGTTAATTAAGAAAGATAAAGCTTATGTAGACAGTCAGACTTCAGAAGAAATGGCGATTCAAAAAGGAACTCCGTCAACGATAGGAACTGATAGCCCGTATAGAAATCGTTCAGTCGAAGAGAATTTAGACCTGTTCGAAAGAATGAAAAGTGGTGAATTTGAGGCTGGTACTCATATTCTTCGTGCCAAAATAGACATGAAATCAACCAATATGTTGATGCGTGATCCTATCATGTACAGAATTTTACACAAACATCATCATAGAACAGGGGATAACTGGAAAATCTACCCAATGTACGATTGGGCACATGGACAAAGTGATTATTTAGAGCAAATTTCACACTCATTTTGTACACTGGAATTTTTACCTCACCGTGAATTATACGATTGGTTTTTAGACCAAATTTTTGAAGATAATAAATTACGTCCGAAGCAGAGAGAATTTGCCAGACGTAATCTTTCACATACAGTTGTAAGCAAAAGAAAATTACAGCAACTAGTTAAGGAAAAGCATGTTAACGGTTGGGATGATCCTAGAATGTCAACCATTTCGGGACTAAGAAGAAGAGGTTATACTGCTGCATCTTTACGTAATTTTGCTAATACAATTGGTATTGCAAAACGTGATAACCTGATCAGTGTATCTGTTTTAGAATTCTGTATCCGCGAAGATTTGAATAAAATTGCACCACGTGTAATGGCCGTTTTAGATCCGGTAAAATTGGTAATTACAAATTATCCTGAAGGAAAAGAGGAGTGGTTGGAAGCCGAAAATAATCAGGAAGATGAAAATGCAGGTTTTAGAAAAGTACCTTTTTCAAGAGAATTATATATCGAAAGAGAAGACTTTTTAGAAGATGCTCCTGCTAAATTTTTCCGTCTTACTTTGGGAAAAGAAGTGCGTCTAAAAAATGCTTATATCATTAAAGGAGAAAGTGTTATAAAAGATTCAGAAGGTAATATTACAGAGATTCATGTAAGTTATGACACTGATTCTTTAAGCGGAAGCGGGACAGAAGCAAGTCAGAGAAAAGTATCCGGAACCTTACATTGGGTTTCCATTCAGCATGCAGTTGAAGCAGAAGTTCGTATGTACGATCGTTTGTTTACAGATGAAGCTCCGGACAGTTATAAAGAGAAAAATTTCTTAGATTTTGTAAACCCAAATTCGTTGGACATCATTACAGGATTTGTTGAACCAAGTTTGGCTACAGCTCAAAATGAAGATAAATTTCAATTTCAACGTTTGGGTTATTTTACTGTGGATAAAGATTCAACTCCTTCAAAATTAGTATTTAACAAAACAGTTGGACTAAAAGATGCCTGGGAGGAGAAGGGTAAAAAAGAAGAAAATAGTATCAACAATTCTTTGAAGGATATCAATAAATATTTCAAAGTGGAGACAAAAGCAGAACGTATTGCCATTGAAAGTGCAATAGGGGAGAGCATCAAAAATGTTTCTAGTTTTTCGTTGTTGCAAAATTCTTTAAAGAAGAATATTAACAATAATAAAGGATCATTGTTGTTTGCTCAGTTTATTCTAAAATACTCAAGTTTGAAATCTCCTGATTTTGAAGAAGACGATATTAAAAAATTGTACACGATGTCTCTTCGCAGTGAATCTACTTATGTGAGATCTAAAGCACTTTTAAATTTAAGAGATTTAGAAAATGAAAGTTTAAGAAAGCAATTTGAAGAAGATATTTTGAAGCTACATTCAAATCCTCCAAAAAATGCTTCGGAGAGAGAAATTGAAATTCTTTCTGAAATGATTCAAAAATAA
- the folB gene encoding dihydroneopterin aldolase, with amino-acid sequence MGVIKLKNIRTFSYHGCLIEEGKIGSDYTVDLKIKTNLQKSAQTDHLLDTVDYVHLNKIVTEEMAIRSHLLEHVAKRINIRVLSEIEMIEKTTVWVSKINPPIGGDVETVTIKMTETRK; translated from the coding sequence ATGGGAGTTATAAAATTAAAAAACATCCGTACTTTTTCCTACCATGGATGTTTAATTGAAGAAGGAAAAATTGGATCTGATTACACAGTTGATCTAAAAATCAAAACTAATTTACAAAAATCAGCACAAACAGATCATTTGTTAGATACTGTTGATTACGTTCATTTGAACAAAATTGTAACCGAAGAAATGGCAATTCGCTCTCATTTATTAGAGCATGTAGCCAAAAGAATCAATATTCGTGTACTTTCAGAGATTGAAATGATAGAAAAAACTACTGTTTGGGTTTCTAAGATAAATCCTCCTATTGGTGGTGATGTTGAAACAGTTACTATAAAAATGACGGAAACGAGAAAATAA
- a CDS encoding LysE family translocator: MINDILAGLPWGLFLSFMVGPVFFILLETSITKGFRAALVFDLGVVLGDIFFIAIAYLGSYRLIQSLKDKPALFIFGGIIMLAYGIISFVRLRKEEKINDEEIDRDIIKRNYGSLFVKGFLLNVINIGVLGFWLAVIISVGPKLEMQNSRMFTFFTSVIITYLVVDCLKILLAKQLKSKMTPVNILKIKKGISVVLMVFGVVLMIQGWFPKEKEMVKNAFEKIEK, encoded by the coding sequence ATGATAAATGATATTTTGGCTGGACTGCCATGGGGACTTTTTTTAAGTTTTATGGTAGGTCCGGTATTTTTTATACTATTGGAAACCAGTATTACGAAAGGATTCAGAGCTGCATTAGTTTTTGATCTTGGTGTTGTATTAGGTGATATTTTCTTTATTGCAATTGCCTACTTGGGAAGTTACAGACTGATTCAGAGTTTAAAAGACAAACCGGCTCTTTTTATTTTTGGCGGAATTATTATGCTGGCGTACGGTATAATTTCTTTCGTAAGATTAAGGAAAGAAGAAAAAATTAACGACGAAGAAATTGATCGTGATATTATTAAAAGAAACTACGGCAGTTTATTTGTAAAAGGCTTTTTACTCAACGTTATTAACATTGGAGTACTTGGTTTCTGGTTAGCGGTTATTATTTCTGTAGGACCAAAATTGGAAATGCAGAATTCGAGAATGTTTACTTTTTTTACTTCGGTGATCATTACCTATTTAGTAGTTGATTGCCTTAAAATATTATTAGCCAAACAGTTAAAATCTAAAATGACACCTGTTAATATCTTGAAAATTAAAAAAGGTATTAGTGTTGTATTAATGGTTTTTGGCGTAGTTTTAATGATTCAGGGTTGGTTTCCTAAAGAGAAAGAAATGGTTAAAAATGCTTTCGAAAAGATTGAAAAGTAA
- a CDS encoding head GIN domain-containing protein, translating to MKKLVIIAAILLVQMSFGQVTKELGDFDSVKVFDKLSVKLVQSSENKIVIKGARESEVEVVNKKGLLKLRMPFPKLLSGNDLDITVYYKRLELIDVNEGANVTTKDAIKATVFKVSAQEGGTITAELNVDKLNVSSVSGGSITLSGKADNQDASLGAGGYLLASKLKTSQTKVSVSAGGKADVNASTLVDAKVSAGGSIYIYGKPKQINQKTVFGGKIEEVK from the coding sequence ATGAAAAAGTTAGTTATAATAGCTGCAATTTTATTGGTTCAGATGTCTTTTGGTCAGGTTACTAAAGAGTTAGGTGATTTTGATTCCGTTAAAGTATTTGATAAGTTAAGTGTAAAATTAGTTCAGTCTTCCGAGAATAAGATTGTGATTAAAGGAGCAAGAGAATCAGAAGTCGAAGTTGTTAACAAGAAAGGTTTATTAAAATTAAGAATGCCTTTTCCTAAATTGTTATCAGGAAATGATTTGGATATTACTGTATATTACAAACGTTTAGAGCTTATAGATGTTAATGAAGGGGCAAATGTGACTACTAAAGATGCTATAAAAGCAACAGTATTTAAAGTAAGTGCACAAGAAGGCGGAACAATTACTGCTGAATTGAATGTTGATAAACTAAATGTAAGTTCCGTTTCCGGAGGTTCAATTACTTTAAGCGGTAAAGCCGATAACCAGGATGCAAGTCTTGGAGCCGGTGGTTATTTGCTGGCAAGTAAATTAAAGACCTCACAAACGAAAGTAAGCGTTTCTGCGGGAGGAAAAGCAGATGTGAATGCTTCAACCCTTGTGGATGCAAAAGTGAGCGCAGGAGGCTCTATTTACATTTATGGAAAACCGAAGCAAATAAATCAAAAAACGGTTTTTGGAGGTAAAATCGAAGAAGTAAAATAA
- the rnr gene encoding ribonuclease R, with amino-acid sequence MSKKIRKPIKKEKDFSSKIVKILSQSPNKTFNYKQIAAKLELDDTKSRNQIIKDLKILAASKKIIESEPGKYLVKAESQDYYEGTIDMTSRKTAYFICEEFSEDVFIPTNNLNRALDKDKVKVYVYNRRKGKRPEGEVISVIERNKTEFVGVIDIQANFAFVSTANPKMYTDIFIPKDKIGEAENGDVVLVTIEDWPKRADSPFGSVLRVLGKPGEHNTEIHAILAEYGLPADFPVEVEVYAQKIDTSIQEAEIAKRRDMRDTLTFTIDPKDAKDFDDALSFKKLENGNYEIGIHIADVSYYLEEGTILDDEAYQRATSVYLVDRVVPMLPEVLSNFACSLRPNEEKYTFSAIFEVSPTAQVINQWFGRTVIYSDQRFAYEEAQYIIETKDNTIPVDISITGESYTVSDEITEATLKLDELAKILRKKRMANGAISFDKVEVKFNLDEEGEPEGVYFKISKDANHLIEEFMLLANRKVAEYIGKQKKTFVYRIHDEPNEDKLIAMQTVIAKFGYKIDFRNKGDISKSLNALMEEVNGKKEQNLIDTLAIRSMSKAKYSTENIGHYGLAFDYYSHFTSPIRRYPDVMVHRLLQYYLDNGTSVDEEAYETKCLHCSNMESLATNAERDSIKYMQVKYMQDHQDEEFLGVISGVTEWGIYVEIVSNKCEGMVRIREIKDDYYTFDEKQYALVGATSNSILQLGDEIYVKVKNADLVKKQLDFHFLRRAE; translated from the coding sequence ATGAGTAAGAAAATTAGAAAGCCGATAAAAAAAGAGAAAGATTTCTCCAGTAAAATAGTAAAAATTTTATCGCAAAGCCCAAATAAAACATTCAACTACAAACAAATAGCAGCAAAGTTAGAACTAGATGATACCAAAAGCAGAAATCAGATTATAAAAGATTTAAAGATTCTGGCTGCTTCAAAAAAGATTATAGAATCAGAACCGGGTAAATATTTAGTAAAAGCCGAAAGTCAGGATTATTACGAAGGAACCATAGATATGACTAGCCGTAAAACGGCCTATTTTATTTGTGAGGAGTTTAGCGAAGATGTATTTATTCCAACCAATAATTTAAACAGAGCTTTAGACAAAGACAAAGTAAAAGTTTATGTTTACAACCGAAGAAAAGGTAAAAGACCTGAAGGAGAAGTAATTAGTGTTATAGAAAGAAATAAAACAGAGTTTGTTGGAGTGATAGATATTCAGGCCAATTTTGCTTTTGTATCTACTGCAAACCCTAAAATGTACACGGATATTTTTATTCCAAAAGATAAAATAGGGGAGGCAGAAAATGGTGATGTTGTTTTAGTTACCATTGAAGACTGGCCAAAAAGAGCCGATAGTCCGTTTGGATCTGTATTAAGAGTTTTAGGAAAACCGGGTGAACACAATACTGAGATTCATGCTATTTTAGCCGAATACGGTTTACCGGCAGATTTTCCGGTAGAAGTAGAAGTCTATGCTCAAAAAATTGATACCTCAATTCAGGAAGCTGAGATTGCAAAACGTCGTGATATGCGTGATACACTTACGTTTACGATAGATCCGAAAGATGCTAAAGATTTTGATGATGCATTGTCTTTCAAAAAGTTAGAGAATGGAAATTATGAAATTGGAATTCATATTGCCGACGTTTCCTATTACCTGGAAGAAGGAACAATCTTAGATGATGAAGCCTATCAACGTGCCACTTCGGTTTATTTGGTCGATAGAGTTGTACCAATGCTTCCGGAAGTATTGTCTAATTTTGCCTGTTCATTACGTCCAAATGAAGAGAAATATACTTTCTCAGCGATTTTTGAAGTTTCTCCAACTGCACAGGTTATTAACCAATGGTTTGGAAGAACTGTGATTTATTCCGATCAGCGATTTGCATACGAAGAAGCACAGTATATAATTGAAACAAAAGACAATACAATTCCTGTTGATATCTCAATTACCGGAGAATCGTATACGGTTTCTGATGAAATTACGGAAGCGACTTTAAAATTAGATGAGTTAGCAAAGATTCTGAGAAAGAAAAGAATGGCCAATGGAGCTATTTCTTTTGATAAAGTTGAAGTAAAATTCAACCTGGATGAAGAAGGAGAACCGGAAGGAGTGTATTTCAAAATTTCAAAAGATGCGAATCATCTGATCGAAGAATTTATGCTTTTAGCCAATAGAAAAGTAGCAGAATACATTGGTAAACAAAAGAAAACATTCGTTTACAGAATCCATGATGAACCTAACGAAGACAAATTAATTGCGATGCAAACCGTAATCGCTAAATTTGGTTACAAAATAGATTTTAGAAACAAGGGAGATATTTCGAAATCATTGAATGCTTTGATGGAAGAGGTAAATGGTAAAAAAGAGCAGAATTTAATTGATACACTTGCGATCAGAAGTATGAGTAAAGCCAAATATTCGACAGAGAATATCGGTCACTATGGTTTAGCTTTTGATTATTACAGCCATTTTACGTCACCAATTCGTCGTTATCCGGACGTTATGGTACACCGCTTACTGCAGTATTATTTAGACAATGGAACTTCTGTAGATGAAGAAGCCTACGAAACAAAATGTTTACATTGTTCGAATATGGAAAGTTTAGCCACTAATGCTGAGCGAGATAGTATCAAATACATGCAGGTGAAATACATGCAGGATCATCAGGACGAAGAATTTCTTGGTGTTATTTCCGGTGTTACAGAATGGGGAATTTATGTAGAGATAGTTTCCAACAAATGCGAAGGAATGGTAAGAATCAGAGAGATAAAAGATGATTATTATACTTTCGATGAAAAACAATATGCATTGGTGGGAGCCACTTCAAACAGTATTTTACAATTAGGAGACGAAATTTATGTAAAAGTTAAAAATGCCGACTTAGTTAAAAAACAGTTGGATTTTCATTTTTTAAGAAGAGCAGAATAG
- a CDS encoding DUF2007 domain-containing protein, whose protein sequence is MESFKTIAVFNYLHETVVLKHLLEQEEIPYFFENEMTLSVVPMYTSALGGIKLKVHPNDFEEVQQILDNLNNPLKIV, encoded by the coding sequence ATGGAAAGCTTTAAAACCATTGCAGTATTCAATTACCTGCACGAAACAGTTGTTCTGAAACACTTATTAGAACAAGAAGAGATTCCTTATTTTTTTGAAAACGAAATGACCCTTTCTGTCGTTCCCATGTACACTTCCGCTCTCGGTGGAATCAAACTCAAAGTTCATCCAAACGATTTCGAAGAAGTTCAGCAAATTCTGGACAATCTGAACAATCCTCTGAAAATCGTTTGA